The Chanodichthys erythropterus isolate Z2021 chromosome 12, ASM2448905v1, whole genome shotgun sequence genome contains a region encoding:
- the LOC137032334 gene encoding mucin-7-like, which produces MAATSEPVHNMADTSEPVHNMAAIPETPIKMVTIPESHPVMAAIPESRPVIATIPERRPVMPTTPVSSDKMAAPPASSDKMAAPPVSSGTMDATLVSLDIMAATHEPPAIMDTTAKSPAFTGASPESSAVMDATSVFLVIMSAAHEDVKSFSKPLRLASSLEDTVLAVVVASIPRPAPSSAPASALSSLPVPALSIPEVIPLSLVLPVMAMAILCVWAHCSPANESAPKPTPAHESTPKPTPAHESTPKPTPAQESTPESLPQPKNPLENPP; this is translated from the coding sequence ATGGCTGCCACTTCAGAGCCAGTTCACAACATGGCTGACACGTCAGAGCCTGTTCACAACATGGCTGCCATACCAGAGACCCCAATCAAGATGGTCACCATTCCAGAGTCTCATCCAGTCATGGCCGCCATTCCAGAGTCTCGTCCAGTCATAGCCACCATTCCAGAGCGTCGCCCAGTCATGCCCACTACGCCAGTGTCTtcggacaagatggctgctccACCTGCGTCTTCAGACAAGATGGCTGCTCCGCCTGTGTCTTCGGGCACAATGGATGCTACGCTTGTGTCTTTGGACATCATGGCTGCCACACATGAACCTCCAGCCATCATGGACACTACAGCAAAGTCTCCAGCCTTCACAGGTGCTTCACCAGAGTCTTCAGCTGTCATGGATGCCACATCGGTGTTCCTGGTCATCATGAGCGCTGCACATGAAGATGTTAAGTCTTTCTCTAAGCCCTTGAGACTGGCTTCAAGTCTGGAGGACACAGTCCTTGCAGTCGTCGTAGCCAGCATCCCTAGACCAGCGCCATCTAGCGCACCAGCCTCAGCACTCTCAAGCCTGCCAGTGCCTGCGCTGTCCATCCCAGAGGTCATTCCCTTGTCCTTGGTACTACCTGTTATGGCTATGGCCATTTTATGTGTTTGGGCACACTGCTCTCCAGCTAATGAGTCTGCTCCAAAGCCtactccagcccatgagtccactccaaagcccactccagcccatgagtccaCTCCAAAGCCCACTCCAGCCcaagagtccactccagagagTCTGCCTCAACCCAAAAATCCGCTCGAGAATCCTCCTTAG